CAGGAAGGCGAAGCCCATGAAGAGCCCTTGCTGCCCGGGCGGCGCGAGGCGCGAGCAGTACTCGTAGAACCGCGGCGACAGCGTGATCTCACCCATCGCGAGCACGAAGAGCGCCGCCACGACCAGCGGCGTGCTCCCGCCGGCGGTGAGTATCAGCCAGCTCAACGCCGAGATCAGGATGCCCACTGTCATGGCGACGAACGCCGGGACCTTCCGCGTCAGGTAGTTCACGATGAAGGTG
Above is a genomic segment from Gemmatimonadales bacterium containing:
- a CDS encoding MFS transporter, giving the protein TFIVNYLTRKVPAFVAMTVGILISALSWLILTAGGSTPLVVAALFVLAMGEITLSPRFYEYCSRLAPPGQQGLFMGFAFLPVAIGYFIAGPLGGWLVRHYGEELHTPNRMWFVVTGVGLLTTALMLLYHRFVKPAAVEAR